From bacterium:
CGCCGTCTGTTCCTTGAAGAATGGGATCTATTTCCATCACCATCCGGAGGGACCGTCAGGCGACGGTCACGGATTTGGCCAGCGCACGGGGCCGATCAACGTCCCGCTTCAGGGCCACCGCCATGAAATAGGCCAGAAGCTGGCCGGAGAGCAGGTGCAGGAAGGGCGCGTGGAGCGGCGAGACGCGCGGCATGACAATCTCCTCGCTGAAGAGCCCCCGGACCTGCTCGTCGCCCTCGAACCGGAAGCCGAGGATGAACCCGCCGCGGGCACGAACCTCCTCGGCGCTGCTTCGGGTGAGGGCGTGCAACTCCTCCTCCTCGGGAGCGGGCATCAGCACGACGGTGTACATGTTCTCGTCAATGAGTGAGAGGGTCCCGTGCTTCAGGAAACCGGCCCCCATCCCCTCGGCGTGCAGGTAGGTGACCTCCTTCATCTTGAGG
This genomic window contains:
- a CDS encoding SIS domain-containing protein, yielding RLQEAEVLKLRDEVSALSEVLSETLNERSGFLHTAANRHQRMKNWLYLGRGIYYPAALECALKMKEVTYLHAEGMGAGFLKHGTLSLIDENMYTVVLMPAPEEEELHALTRSSAEEVRARGGFILGFRFEGDEQVRGLFSEEIVMPRVSPLHAPFLHLLSGQLLAYFMAVALKRDVDRPRALAKSVTVA